AGATAAGTTGCTATTTTTTGACTATTGAGTAATTTAATTTTTTCTTCAATTCTTCTTTAAAAATATCCAATGCAGTTGCTTTATAGACTGTTTTCTGGGTAAAAATATCTGCCTCTATATTCCTCACAATAAACGGTGGATGCTTTAATGGAAATTCCATTGCTTCCATAGACATATTGATAAATGAAAATTCTTGATTGGAAGTGAAATGAGTTGCATCTGCACCAACACCAACATTAGAAATTAAATTGACATTGGGAATAATGCTTAAACTCCCTTGCATCCAGCAAGCAAATGTCCATTGATAATCCCAGGTTATACCTGTAGGATTGTTATAAACAGACTGAAATATTCGCTGCCAATAATTTACTGCTTTCGCGTCTGCAAGAATATCATGTAAAATATTTTCTGCTTGCACCTCTTTCCAAAGTTTGATAGTCAAATCATAATGTTGCCAAGCACGTCTCCAACTTGCCCAACCCCAGCAGTGGTTATAACGAGAAAAATAGTAACTATAATTTGTGCGTTTTCGTCCGAATTGAACATTTTGGGCAGAAATTGTTGCAATTCTAGTATCGTTTCTATATTTTTCTAGCAGTTCTCCACTAAATCTGAAAAAAGTCGAGTGAGGAATACAATCATCTTCTAAAATAATTGTCTCTTCAACATTATTAAATACCCAATCTAAACCACTAGATACTCTTTTCGCACAACCTAAATTGATATCAGAATAATTCTTGATAACTTCACATTCCCAATCAACTCTCTCAATGATTGCCCTCGCTTGTTCACATTTTTCTACCTCACCTTCGCGGTCGGTGCGGGGGCCATCTGCAATTACAAAAAGTTTTTTTGGCTTCGCTTGGCGAATAGCTTCAAAAACTTTCTCTGTTTTTTGTGGGCGCTTGAAAATAATAAAAGTTACTGGTGTTTGCATATTTTATTAATCTTATTAATGTACTTGAAATGGAAACTTTAAAGAGGAATTATGAATAATAATCAAGTTTTATAAAAAAGAAGAAGCGATCGCAACTGAATATTAAATATTTTTTGGGTTCTTTTATCAAATGCATTGCACAGAAAAGCAGCAGAAGCTTGAGATATGATTGTTGCGATCGCAGCTCCAAGTCCTCCATATTTAGGAATCAGGAAGAAATTGAGAAAAATATTTAGTATGGCACCAAATAAAGTTTTACCTAAAGAAACGTGGTTCAAACCTTCAGCAATAAACCACGGTGATGTTGCAAGACCCATAAATACAAACAAAGAAGTCCAAATATGAACTGCTAATATTGGCCCTGCTTGTGCATAACCGCTTCCAAACATCATCATAATTATCCTTTCGGATAGGAATGTCATTGGCAGAGCAATTGCAAAAGATATACACGTCAATAGACGGAGTAATTGTCCTATCCTCTGATAATAAAGACTTTCAGATTTTTCCTTAGCTGCGTAAATTGAAGGAGCAACTGAAGAGACAATAGCAGCCGGAATAAAATACCAAATTTCCGAAACACGGACAGCAGCAGAATAAATACCAACCTCGCTATTTCCGATCAGTTGACCTAACATTACCTGATCGATTCTCATAAAAATCATGATAGCGAACCCCGAAAAAATTAGGGGTAAACTCTCTTTCAAAAGAGTTTTAGCAGCAGAGAAACTCCAACGCCATGACAACACTGAAGCTCCTCTGACTTGGTAAACAATCAGCAAGCCAATCCCACTCATTACAAATTCGGCTAATGTTACCCAAGCAAAAGCTAACAATGGTGCTTTCGTTAAAATTAGTGCTATTTTGATGAGAGTATTTAGGAGAAAAGCTATATTTCTAGCGATCACGCTGTATTTTGACTGCACCTGTGATTGAAACCACAGTTCAATAGTATCAGCCGCCCTAAAAATTCCTACCATTGCTAAAATTGCAACTAGCCATATCTTCAGTGTTTCATGCTCACCTAAGAAAAACATACTGCTAACTGCTAATAAGACAGAAGCAATTCCACCTAGCAATTTTAGCCAAAAAGTCGTTCCTAAAATTTCCTCTTTGTCTGATGATTGACGGACAATATGGCGAACTACAACATCATCTAGTCCTAAAGTAAAAACTGGACTAAATAAGCTAACAAAGGCTAAAGCATAGTTAAAGAGACCATACTGCTGCACTCCTAAATAACGTGCTACCCATACTCCTACTACCAAGCTTGCACCCATACGGAGAATGCGATCGGCAAACAACCAACCTGTATTAGCAATAATTGCACGTAGCCCAGAACGAGATTTAAATTGCGATAGGCTTTTAAGTCTTAATTTACTTAGCATTACCTTTTATTAACCATGTGATACTCTCTATACAATATGTAAATTTTTCCTAGCTTGCTAAATTGATCAAAATAGATTAAGTTAACCTAGAATTTCACACAATCATCGGTTACTATTTTTTAATTTACCAGCCATGAAAATTTTTAAAAAGTAGTTGAATAACAAAATAATTCCCTTAATTTTCCAGTAAAAATTACGCTCAAATAGAAATATTATTTTCAAATAGGAAATAAAATCTTGATTTTTCGGACATGGTATTGTTTTTAGCTCATTTAGAGATGTGAAAGCTAATAATAACGGTAAACTAAAATAATTTTTTTCAAGGATATAATTAAATAATGAATTGCGTTTCCAAAATCTTTTATATTCATAGTTTTTGTCTATATCTAAAAATTTCTTATTATGATATTGATTGTTTTGATGTATTCTGTACATCACCAAAGGGTTAGACATATAAAATTTTTTAGCGCCTACCAAAGAAGCTCCCCATACCAGGCAGTCATCAGCTCTTACACGCCAATCTTCTGTGTTTGAAATAGGTAAAAATTTTCTGATTATTTCTCTACGTATTGACAGTGTGGATGTTATAGAACCAATCCATTCACCATTGCATAAAGTTCTGATTACGGAATAGCCTAAATCTAAATCAACTGCATTAGTTTGGAATGTTCCTTCCTCTGCTCCAAATTTCTTATATGCACAAAACAAGAAATCACATTCATTACGCCTATTATAAAAATTTAGGGCATTTTCTAAATATTGAGGTTCATAAATGTCATCTGCATCTAAAAAAAATATAATTTCTCCAGTTGCAGCTAAAAAACCTTCATTAAAGGATGATAGTTGTCCTTGATTTTTTTCTTTGAAGATACATTTAATATTCTCTGATTGAGTAAATTTAGCAATTACATCCACAGAATTATCTGTAGATGCATCATCAACAATAATGATTTCATCAAACTTAACTGTTTGATTTAAAGCACTATTAATTGCCTCTGAAACAAATTCAGCGTAATTATAGTTATTAATTAAACAAGACGTGATAATTTTGTTTTTATCCATATAAAAATTTCTCCCAAATCAAAAGCAAAATAAATTAAAATGCTTACACTATCATGAAAATTAGCCATTTATTTCGATTAACGCTCTTTAGTAAATTTGGTTAAACTGCTAGATACTAAATCTTGTTCAATTTGTAGTTTTTTGCTTTCAGGTAAATAACTACTAGATTCATTTTTAATATTCACACCATTAATTACTATCCCTAATACCTTCTGTCCTGACTGAGTTAAAAATTCTTTAGCTGCATTCGCACTGCTTAAGTCAACTACCCCAGGACGAACGACTAATAGCATACCATCAGTGAGAGTGCTTAAAACAGCAGCATCTGCGATACCCGACAAGGGTGGCGTATCAAAAATAACTAGATCGTAATCTCTGCTAAAGTTATTTATCAATGTTGCCATTCTTTGAGAATCTAGCATCGCTACTGGGTTGGGATGCAAAACTCCAGAAGTAAGAACTTCTAGATTAGGCATCACTTCTTGAACAACTGCATCTAAAGAGACTTGACCAAGAATGACATTACTTAGTCCCGATGTATTGTTTAGCCCCCAAATATGATGCTGTATGGGATGACGCATATCTGCATCTACTAACAACACTCTACGCCCCCCCTGAGCCATAGTCACAGCTAAATTTGCAGATACGTCAGACTTTCCTTCTTTGGCAACGGAACTTGTAATTACAATGCTTTTGAGTGGTTTATCAGAACAGAGGAATTTCAGGTTGACTTGGAGTATTTGGTATGCGTTACCAAGAGGAAAGTAAGGAATATCTCTACCAATGATTTTTGGAATAGGTCGATCAATTCCTGCTATAGAAGAATGGGCTTTACCATTTTTACTTTGTGTTGGAATCACTCCTAAAACAGTATATTTCAAGACTTCTTTCGCTTCTTTAACTGTCTTCACTGAGCGGTCTATCAAGTCTAAAGCAAAGGCAACAATGATACCTAAGAAAAGACCAACTGCTCCTCCACCAACAATAAACAGGATTTTGCGAGGCCCTTCTGCTTTTTCAGGGACTAAAGCTAAAGAAATCACACGAGCATTAGGAATTTTTTGGTTCTGTGCAATCTCAATCTCTTGGCGTTTCTTTAATAGTGTTTCGTAAGTCGTTTGAGCTGCTTGCAGTTTTCGTTCTAACTCTCGTTGCTTCTGTTCTAGCTTTGGCAAATTATTTGCTCGTTTGATGTAAGCAGCTTGTTGTTGGGAGAGTGTGTCAATTTGTCTTTCTAGACCGACACGCTCTGCCTGAGCACGAGTAATATCTGCAATTAAGCTTTGGCGCAGTTGTCCAACCTGTAAACTTCCCTCTCTTATCTGCGCTTTACCAGCAACTTGTCCTGTCCGCTCTTTTAATAAGCTCTGAAGAGCTGCAACTTTTGCCTGTAAGTCAATAATTGTAGGGTGTTCAGGTGAAAAACGGGTGCGATCTACTGCCAGTTTGCTTTCTGCTTCTTGTAGTTGGGTAAGCACTGTTTGAACTCCAGGTGCTTGACTTAATTCAGATTCCATTACAGCTTGCTGCGGATTTACCTGAGCTTCACTGGTTAACTGCTCTAAACGACCCGTAACATTATTGAGTTGAGCTTGAGATTCAGAAAGCTGGTTTCCTAACTTAGAAATTGTCTCGACTGCTGCGGCTGCTTCTTGTTCTAGAACAACAATTTTATTCTGTTCTTTAAATATCCGCAGTTTGGATTCAGCTCTTGTAACAATTTCCTCTGCTTTGGGTACTTCTGTTACAAGAACCTCTTTGGCTGTCCGTGCTTCATCCTGATTAGCTTTTATATTTAGGTCGATATAACTTTTGATAACTTCATTGACGATTTTGGCAGCCAGTTCAGGATTAGTGCTTTTATAAGAAAGTTGTACAACATCAGTACCTTTGATTCCTTCTATTTTTAGTTGGTTTGCCAAGTCTGGAATCGAAAGTAGTTTGCCTTTATTATCTTTGAGTTGAAGTGAATTAATTGTTTTGCCAATCACTGGATTTGAGCCAATAACTCTCACCTGAGTTTCTAGGGGATTATCATTCAGATTCAAAGCTTCCAATTTTCCTATGTCTTCTGATACCCCTGTAAGTGAGGAAGAACGATTTGTTTTAATCATCAAACTTCCTTCTGCTTTGTATGAGGGTTTTAATGAAAATGCATACAAGCATCCAAGAGTAACAGCTATGCTAAAAATTCCAACTAGAGGTAGCCAACGCCGTTGAATAACTTCTAAATATTTCTGAATACTTACTTCTTCAAATTGTGGTAAAGATTCCATCGTCATAATAATAAAATTATAAATTTTTAAAACCTAAAACTATTTATGGTAGATTTTCCCCGATATTTTATCGCCGTTATTCTGTCACTTCCCTTTTGAAAGAAACAACAGAATAACTCACAATCTTGTTCGTGATTTATTAACGTCCTACTTTTTTGAGTGACTCAGTATTATCAACATAAAACTGATGTGATTGTTGATTAGTAATCCAACATCCAATATCATATTATGTAAGAACACTTAATTGAGTAACTTTACAAAAAATTCACAATAATACTTCAGTATGTTTACGACTAGTTCCTCTTATATTGGAAATATAAGAGGAACTAATAGCTTCAGGGTAAGGAATATAGCAATTTTGCCAACTTCCAAGGAAAAGCATTTTAAAGGTAAGCTTTGTGTAGTGAAAAGAGATACTTGAAAAGACTGTATGGCTATTTACGCAAGATTCTTAACAGCTTTCAGCAACAATTAATTTCTGCTTTGAATAATGCTCAATTTTGGGAATAATACGGGACTAGCAATACTAGAATTGTATAATTTTAGGATGAAAGTTGTAATAACTCGTACTTGGTTTAATTTGCCTAGGCTAGCGAAAGGTTTTTTTGGTCTGGCTTTCTGTGTGAAAATTACAACATAGTTTCTGTCCTTGGGTTTACATCCCAGTATTTTAGGTTTACCTGTAAACTTGCAATCACCTTGTTTATATTCTGCAATCCGCGCAAAATAAGCCTTTCAAGATTTATCTAAAGGATATTGATGTTGTCTTATTTGTGTAACCGTATAGTAACACGTAGGAGAGATAAACGGCTAGTAGTAGGGTAACGAAATATGAATTAGCACAGTTATAACGCTAGGGAGGTAACAGGAGAGTGTCAAATTCTGATTTGTTAGAGGATGGATTACTCAACTACCTCCTTGTAGACAAAAGTCCATATACAACTGGATTCCACTATATTTTTAATGAAGTTTAGCCATACTACTTAGTACCTGTGTTAATGTGAAGTACTCAAGCTAGACTGCTATTGTTTGGTGTCTGTATCTACCCAATTGTAATTATTAAACTGATATTAAGAGATTGAATTAATGAAATCTTCTTTTATGACCTTAGTCGTTCTGATTAGCGCACTCGTTCTACCTCAGAGTGTCTATGCTAACCAAGAAAATGTTCCCATCACAACAGGTAATGCTCCGAAGGAGCCATTTTACGATCGCAGTCAGGCTGGAGCTTTATTGACGGAACCCGCGACAATTACCACTACATGGAGTAATTTTACAGGACAGACTAATAATTCCAAACAAACTGCTGAATCAATTTCGCTAATACAGGAGCGAGGATGCAAAAATATGAACCCGCTTGAGTTTATTAATAATCCCGGCGCTTTCTTTAAGCAATGTCAGAAGCCACCAAATACCCAAAGTTCTCAAGGTACTGAACCAATTGAGTATCTTAAGATTCCCAAACTCGATTCTGGTATTAGTGTGACAGTTACTAAATTTTGATATCGAAATTCTTTTAACATAGGGGAATCTTATTGTTTAAGTATGTTATGTAAAAATTAACTATCCACCTTTAAACGTAAATCTTTTCGCTTCAATTAGGATATTAGTAGCGATGCCTACGGCAGTAAGTAAGCTAGGGAGGTATTGTTGTATTGCCAAGTATTATACTTGGTGCTACTGCTAGTACTTTTATTTCCAAAAATATTTCTTATAGCTATCAGATCAATAATACCGCATTCAATGCAGATGTCTGCGTGCAGTATGACACAAGTGCAATTGTCACAGATACCTGCGTCTTTTCGATCCTAAATCCTTTATTACAAATAACCACACTCTTAAAGAAGGCTGTTCTTGAGCAGGAGCAGTGTTTTCGTTGGTGTTTAGCGATCGCCCGCTATGTACACAGCTTGATATGATTTGATTATCTAAAAAAATAGAGTTAAAAAATAGATATTTTGTGTTTAATTAATTCCACTTAATTATAATTACATAGAAGTACAGCAAGACTATTAAAAGTTTAAAAACTCCATGATTTAAAATTTTTGAATTGTTTTGATATTTGCTGTTATTAAATTATCTTGTGGAAATGAAATCATTGCTTGGTCAAGTTCTCATTTTTTCCATTAACTACATCTGATAATTGAACTAAACATAATTGTGTTTGAAGATATGCGATTTCCCCTAAGAAACGAGTGTAATTACTTCAAAGGATATAGTGATAATACTTTGGGGAATTGATTTGTGACTGGCGATAATGTTAGTATTAGGGGGTGGGTTGATTTTGGGTTTATTATCTCCAACAATTGACTTGTGATGTATCATAGACCAGAATTCATCAGTATTGCCAATTGATATGATTAGCAGTGTGAAATGGCTATGGGTCTGAATATCTAGACTTGATACCAATAAATTGATGAGGTTACAGAGGAGCAAATAACCATGAGCAACTTAACATCTCCACCTACCGAAGTTCAAAAAACGAAGAAAAAAAGTTTAGCCGCAGATAAAAAACCTCGAGCTACAGATGATATTGTGCGTAGTTATCTGCAAGAAATCGGGCGTGTAGATTTGTTGACTCGCGAACAAGAGGTTATTTTTGCCCAACAAGTGCAGCTGATGATGAATTTATTAGCTGCTAAGGAAGAATTGGCTGTGAAATTAGACCACGAACCCACGCTGCAAGAATGGGCAGATCGGGCGGAGTTAGGTGTTGAAGTGCTAGAACAACAGCTAAGTCAAGGACACCAAGCCAAGCAAAAAATGATTCAGGCTAATCTCCGGTTGGTGGTGGCTGTGGCGAAAAAATACCAGCACCGCAATCTGGAATTTATGGATCTAATTCAAGAAGGAACTTTGGGTTTAGAGCGAGGAGTGGATAAGTTTGATCCTGCTCTTGGTTATAAGTTTTCTACCTACGCTTACTGGTGGATTCGTCAAGGAATCACGCGAGCGATCGCTCAACAAGGACGGACTATTCGTTTACCGATCCATGTTTTTGAGAAACTGAACAAAATTAAACGGGTACAGCGAGAATTATCTCAACAGCTAGGTCGCGTTCCCACTACTGCTGAAATTGCCAATGCGTTATCTTTGACACCTAGCCAAGTTAGAGAGTGTTTGTACTTGGCGCGTCAACCTTTCTCGCTAGAGGCGCGAGTTGGGGAACAACAAGATACAGAATTACAGGATATTCTAGAAGATGACGGCCCTTCTCCTGAAGACTATGCTGTTGAAGAATCTCTCCACCAAGATTTACACGAT
This Nostoc sp. KVJ3 DNA region includes the following protein-coding sequences:
- a CDS encoding GumC family protein → MTMESLPQFEEVSIQKYLEVIQRRWLPLVGIFSIAVTLGCLYAFSLKPSYKAEGSLMIKTNRSSSLTGVSEDIGKLEALNLNDNPLETQVRVIGSNPVIGKTINSLQLKDNKGKLLSIPDLANQLKIEGIKGTDVVQLSYKSTNPELAAKIVNEVIKSYIDLNIKANQDEARTAKEVLVTEVPKAEEIVTRAESKLRIFKEQNKIVVLEQEAAAAVETISKLGNQLSESQAQLNNVTGRLEQLTSEAQVNPQQAVMESELSQAPGVQTVLTQLQEAESKLAVDRTRFSPEHPTIIDLQAKVAALQSLLKERTGQVAGKAQIREGSLQVGQLRQSLIADITRAQAERVGLERQIDTLSQQQAAYIKRANNLPKLEQKQRELERKLQAAQTTYETLLKKRQEIEIAQNQKIPNARVISLALVPEKAEGPRKILFIVGGGAVGLFLGIIVAFALDLIDRSVKTVKEAKEVLKYTVLGVIPTQSKNGKAHSSIAGIDRPIPKIIGRDIPYFPLGNAYQILQVNLKFLCSDKPLKSIVITSSVAKEGKSDVSANLAVTMAQGGRRVLLVDADMRHPIQHHIWGLNNTSGLSNVILGQVSLDAVVQEVMPNLEVLTSGVLHPNPVAMLDSQRMATLINNFSRDYDLVIFDTPPLSGIADAAVLSTLTDGMLLVVRPGVVDLSSANAAKEFLTQSGQKVLGIVINGVNIKNESSSYLPESKKLQIEQDLVSSSLTKFTKER
- a CDS encoding glycosyltransferase family 2 protein produces the protein MDKNKIITSCLINNYNYAEFVSEAINSALNQTVKFDEIIIVDDASTDNSVDVIAKFTQSENIKCIFKEKNQGQLSSFNEGFLAATGEIIFFLDADDIYEPQYLENALNFYNRRNECDFLFCAYKKFGAEEGTFQTNAVDLDLGYSVIRTLCNGEWIGSITSTLSIRREIIRKFLPISNTEDWRVRADDCLVWGASLVGAKKFYMSNPLVMYRIHQNNQYHNKKFLDIDKNYEYKRFWKRNSLFNYILEKNYFSLPLLLAFTSLNELKTIPCPKNQDFISYLKIIFLFERNFYWKIKGIILLFNYFLKIFMAGKLKNSNR
- a CDS encoding flippase → MLSKLRLKSLSQFKSRSGLRAIIANTGWLFADRILRMGASLVVGVWVARYLGVQQYGLFNYALAFVSLFSPVFTLGLDDVVVRHIVRQSSDKEEILGTTFWLKLLGGIASVLLAVSSMFFLGEHETLKIWLVAILAMVGIFRAADTIELWFQSQVQSKYSVIARNIAFLLNTLIKIALILTKAPLLAFAWVTLAEFVMSGIGLLIVYQVRGASVLSWRWSFSAAKTLLKESLPLIFSGFAIMIFMRIDQVMLGQLIGNSEVGIYSAAVRVSEIWYFIPAAIVSSVAPSIYAAKEKSESLYYQRIGQLLRLLTCISFAIALPMTFLSERIIMMMFGSGYAQAGPILAVHIWTSLFVFMGLATSPWFIAEGLNHVSLGKTLFGAILNIFLNFFLIPKYGGLGAAIATIISQASAAFLCNAFDKRTQKIFNIQLRSLLLFYKT
- a CDS encoding glycosyltransferase family 2 protein, whose protein sequence is MQTPVTFIIFKRPQKTEKVFEAIRQAKPKKLFVIADGPRTDREGEVEKCEQARAIIERVDWECEVIKNYSDINLGCAKRVSSGLDWVFNNVEETIILEDDCIPHSTFFRFSGELLEKYRNDTRIATISAQNVQFGRKRTNYSYYFSRYNHCWGWASWRRAWQHYDLTIKLWKEVQAENILHDILADAKAVNYWQRIFQSVYNNPTGITWDYQWTFACWMQGSLSIIPNVNLISNVGVGADATHFTSNQEFSFINMSMEAMEFPLKHPPFIVRNIEADIFTQKTVYKATALDIFKEELKKKLNYSIVKK
- a CDS encoding RNA polymerase sigma factor, RpoD/SigA family, coding for MSNLTSPPTEVQKTKKKSLAADKKPRATDDIVRSYLQEIGRVDLLTREQEVIFAQQVQLMMNLLAAKEELAVKLDHEPTLQEWADRAELGVEVLEQQLSQGHQAKQKMIQANLRLVVAVAKKYQHRNLEFMDLIQEGTLGLERGVDKFDPALGYKFSTYAYWWIRQGITRAIAQQGRTIRLPIHVFEKLNKIKRVQRELSQQLGRVPTTAEIANALSLTPSQVRECLYLARQPFSLEARVGEQQDTELQDILEDDGPSPEDYAVEESLHQDLHDLLAKLSPQQREILTLRFGLTDGYELSLAQIGDRMGISRERVRQIEQKALSLLRRQKEQVRSYLAS
- a CDS encoding DUF3172 domain-containing protein; amino-acid sequence: MPSIILGATASTFISKNISYSYQINNTAFNADVCVQYDTSAIVTDTCVFSILNPLLQITTLLKKAVLEQEQCFRWCLAIARYVHSLI